CAAATTTACTTCCGCTAAAAGCTCCAACCAATATTTTGTTTCTTGAATTTCCTTTCTGCAAATAAATATTTTATTTCTAAAATCTTTCTTTGAACTCGCTCCATTAGCCTCGCAATAATTTGCTCCAACACTTGTTGCGGAACGAATAAGTTGAAATATAATATTGCTATTCATTTCATTCTTCTTTATTTTTAATAAAAATCTTAATATTTCTTTGCTAAATTTTTTTGTTCTCTCTTCTAAATTATAATTCATTTTATATTATTTGTTAATTGAAAATTAAATCATTGAAAATTGTTTAGAAATTAGAAATTAAAAATTGAAAATTATTCTGATATTTTATCAAGCTCATCCTGGATTGCTTTTCTTTCTAAGCTTCCTTTTTTATATTGATTAACAAGAGCGTTAAGTTCTCTTTTTCTCGCGACAATATGACTTCTGTCAATCTTTCCAAGCACCTCTTCTTCAATAACTTTTTTTTCTATTTCGCCTCTAAATTCATTTTCTAATTTGCCTGCTTTTTCATATTTGTAATCTTCCCGTTCTTGATCTGTTATTTCAAGTATATTAATTTCCGCTGATTCTTCCTTTGCTTTTTTCTTTTCTTTTTTTACTGGAATAATCTCCCAATCTTTAATTGGTATATTAGCCATATTATTAGGGAAAAATTTTAAATTGCCATAAATAGCCAACAATTGTTTTATTTTTTCTTTTTCTGTTTCTAAAACTTTTTTAGCATTATCAAAATGCGATAAATATTCAGAAATAATTAAACTATTAATCTTCGATGTTCCTCTTTCTTTTATAAAATCACTTAGCCAATTACCAATAGTTGGGCTTTTTATTTTATCATCAATTATAATATTTTGTGAAGTTAATTTTTCTACATTATTAGATAAATCTTTTAATAAATTTTGTTGAAAACTATCTAAATTCCACAACAAAAAAATTATTTTTTCATTTAATTGTTTTAATTTTTTATTTGAATAAAAATCAATAACATTTAATAATTTTTTTCTAAATATTGATCTTATTTTTTGTTCATCTCTTTCTAAATTAAAATTGTCTTCCCCAATAATTATATCTTCATATAAATAATCCAAAATTGGTTCGAAAATATATTTTTCTAAATCATTTTTAATATTTATGGCTGTATTATTATCTTTTTTATATTTATTTTTAAAATAATCTAACAATTCATCCATTAATAAATCTTTAGTTGCTACGCTAAAAACAATCGTGGAAAAATCCATATTGTATTTTTTACTTAACTTTTTAATTTCTTCTTTAATTTCTTTATTATCTATAGCGTTCTTTATTTCCCATGGCAATTCTTTAAATTTTTGATAATAATTTTGCGTCATAAAATATTTTATTCTTTATCGTTTTGAAAATTATTTTCCTCATTAATATTTTCTTCTTTTTCTTGATTATTTTTTTTAATTATTTTTTTTATATTATACTCTATATTTGATTCTTTAATATTATATTTTTTTACATCATTTTTTTTCTCTCTTTTATCTGGTTCATCTTGTTGTTGTATCTGACTTGAAAATTCTTTTATATTTTTTGATTGTTCTTTGATTGATTTGTCTGTTTTATATTTTATCTCACTATCTGCGTCTTTTTTAAATTGATCTGCATAATTAGTTTTACCGCCAAACATATCAACTTTCCCAACTTCACTCATACTATTTTTTATTTTTTCTCCAGTATCTTTAAATGTATTTCCTAAATCTTTTATAGAATCTTCTAAATTGCCAGTATCTATAGTGTCTGCCACCCGATTCTCTTCTACCTGTACCTGATTTTTTTTATAATCTCTTACTTTTTCTTGAATTTTTGGTTCATTTGAATGTTCTATTTCTTTCAACCTACCTGGACGCAAACCAATATCTTTCAAATTATTTTTAGTTTCTTTGTCCAACTGAGAACCTTTTTCCCTTACCCAAGTTTTTCTAGTGTTAGCCATGGCATCGGCAAAATATTCATGCATAACATCATTCTCCGACATATTTTTTCCATTATGCCAAATTTTTCTTATCTCGTCATCAATAAATTTTCTTTTATCATTATCTATTCCTTCCCAAACCTTTCTTAATTTATTTTGATCTACACTTTCCAATTGACTATGCATTGCTTCGTGAGCTATTACAGCGCGAGCGCTTTGCCCACCTCTTCCCTTGTTTATCAACTGTAAACTTTTAGAAGATTCTATTTTTTCTGTAATGTTTTTTAGTTCATCTTCATTATATCCTTGATTTTTAAGTAAACCAAATAATTTTTCTTTTATTTTATCTTTATCCTTTCCTTTTATATTTGCTCCAGCTCCTTTCAAATCAATTTGGTCAAAATCAAGCGCTAATCTAACATTATCTCTTTTTTCTCCTCTTAATAATTTATTGACTCCTGTAATTTTACTAATGCTTGGCGATTCTTTCTTGCTTTGAGATGAATCAACATCAGCCATAAAACGAGTATAAGCATTATTGACATTTTGATCTCCAAAATCAGCTTGATTAGCGGCTGATCTCCATAATCTCTGACCTGTAAGATGACCGTTTACATTTAATTGTCCTGATGTCTCGTCAATGTTAATATCATTAATATCAAGTCCTGATTCACGAGCGTAATATTCTCGCAAACCTCTTATTATTGCTCCTCTATCTGCCCTGGCTGTTTGAGAATTAGTGGACAAAGAACCGCTAATTTGCGGAGATAAATCTCCTTTTTCAAAAACCCCCTCATTAGACAGTCTAAACAACTCATTTGGAGTTAAATTATTGAATTCTTGATAACCTAAATCGTTAAGTCTCCTGAACGCCTCATTCTGCGTCTTTTGTGTTATTGGTCTATTATCTCTTCTAGATGCAAACATCTCACTGCTTGGCATTTTTTCTTGAGCTACTCTTTTTATCATATTTGCTCGTGCTCCAAATGCTCTCTGATTAGCTAATTTTGCAATAGTATGAGGGTTGTCATCAAATTTAGACACATATCTTCTTGCTTGTTCCTCTTCTTGTCTTTCTTTATATCTTAAAGAACCTAATGTTTTTCTTGCCAATGCTCCAGTGCCAGAAAATCTTATAAACCGGCTACTGCTACCAGAAGTTCTATCTAAAAAACCTTGCACATTTTCGCTCCTTGCCATTCGACTAAGAGCTGCATCTGGAACTGCTCTCGCAGCTCCAACTGTTGTTTTCCTTATTTTATCAAATCCGCCCTTCACTATCCTATCCCCTCTGCTAGTAATTGACCGATACGCGCCACCGGCGACTGACGCCGCCATTCCGCCAAGCTGTTGCGCCACAATCAAAGACGCCATTAACATCACAATCGCTAAAATAAAAGTTCCCATGACTTCGGCTGATCCAATAGATGCCAG
This portion of the Patescibacteria group bacterium genome encodes:
- a CDS encoding four helix bundle protein, yielding MNYNLEERTKKFSKEILRFLLKIKKNEMNSNIIFQLIRSATSVGANYCEANGASSKKDFRNKIFICRKEIQETKYWLELLAEVNLEAKKELKNLWQEAHELTLIFNKISTTLKNSK